TCTCCGGCATCGCCAAGGCCTGGCACGATATAAGCCTGGGCAGTAAGTTCATCATCAATGGCGCCAAGCCATAATGTGACGTCTTCAACCGGCAGGTATCTCTTGATATAATCCAGACCCTGCGTACTGGCAATCAGCGTAACGATGTGGGTGTGAGAGGGTTTTCCCTTGGCCAGCAGGGCCTTGTAGCTGAGTACCAGCGAAGCACCGGTAGCAAGCATCGGATCGGCGAGAATCAGCACCCTGTTGGTGAGATCGGGACATGAAACATACTCAACCTGTATCTCAAAACGGCCATCTTTGCTGTGTTTTCGATAAGCCGACACAAAGGCATTCTCTGAACGGTCAAAAACATTCAGCAATCCTTTATGCAGGGGCAATCCCGCCCGAAGTATGGTTGCCAGCACCGGTGAATGCTTTAATACAGGAACCTCTGCAACTCCCAGTGAAGTAACTACCTCACGGTTTTCATATTCTAACTGCCGGCTGATCTCATAAGCAAAAACCATTCCCATCCGTTCCATGTTGAACCGAAAACGGAGGCTATCCTGTTGTATCACGGCATCCCTGATTTCAGATACATATTGATTGAAAATGGAATTCTGAGCACCCAGATTTCGAACCATGACGAAGGATTTGTTGTTTTTATAAAAGAAACAGACTTTGCGCACAAATATAGGAATTAATATTGCATTGCAGCAGTATAAATATCAGAAACTTAATGTTCGCAAAGTTTGAAAGCCGGGCTATACCAATGGTTTATCCGAATCCGGAAAGACTTCGTCCGGTGCTGCTACCGGCTAATTCAGAATAATGCGATGCCAGATTGAAAATCATTCAGGTTGTAATACGAAATGAGCCCCCCATATCCGGAGGGCTCATTTCGTAAGCAGGTTAAACAATTTATCAGGCAATCCGCGATTTGCCCTGATTCACAATTTGCTTATTATCCAGATGCCTGTGCCTTTTCTGAATGGAAACAAGGACAAAAGCAATAATGGTCAGAATGGTGCCTGAAAAAATCAATAAACCAAACAATTTCATAGTTCCAAGGGATTGGAATCTCCAGGCCAACAGGACAAAGACAATATTAAACATCATCAGGATATAAGTTGATTGCAGGTGATTAAAGCCCAACTTCAGCAATATGTGATGCATATGGGCTCTGTCCGGTGCAAAAGGGGTGCATTTTGTATAAATTCTTACAACAAACAGACGCAGGGTATCGAAAAGAGGCACCATCAGTATTGCAAATGAAAAGGCCGGAGCTGCTTCCATATTTCTAATGGGGCTGCCGGGGACATTCATCTCATTAAATCTGACGGTAAATACAGCCAGGATAAAGCCCAGTAACATAGAACCAGTATCCCCCATAAATATCTTGTACCTTGAATCAAGGAGGTTGTACCTCAGAAAGGCAAACAGAACACCTATCAGGCTCACTGCCATAACCACCATACCAGTTTGCCCGGCCCGGAAAAACCATTCGCCAAAAAAAACTGAGGAAACTATGGCCAGGCCGGCTGCCAGTCCATCGATTCCGTCGACCAGGTTGAAAGAGTTAATAATAACTATAAAAACAAAGAGCGTGACCAGAACACTCCATATGTAGGATATCTGATAAATCCCGAAAAGGCCATGCAGACTACTGAACCTTAAATCGCCCAGTAAAATAACAATTAAACCCGCTATTACCTGTCCATAGATTTTTTTTAGTGGTGAAAGTTCCAGTACATCATCTTTCAGCCCAAGAAAAAAGATAACCATTGCACCTGCGACGGTGACCGGGGAGAGCAGGCTATCTGATGAAAGGTTAAACGCCAGTACTGCAATAGCGAATCCGGCAAAAATTGCGATTCCGCCCAGCGTAGGCACCTTGCCTTTATGGGAAGTACGATGATTTGGCTCATCTACAAGGTTTTTCTTTCTGGCCACATCAATAATTACCGGGATAAAACGGTAGGCAACGAAAAAAGATATCGCAAGCGCGGCAATTATTCTGAATCCGGGCAACAATAGCCATTCAGGAGTATGAGGCATATGAGTAACTTAATAGTTCAAAATTTGAAAACAAGGTCTGAAACAGGTCCCTGACAATTTTCCGGGACCCTGAACGCCAATGTTTTTTATAAATATTAATTAACATTTTCGATAAAAGTAATTCAGTGCAATTTAACATTTTAGCCCCTGTGGTGTAACGAAAATGTTACAAGAATTACAGGCAATTACCTAAAATTCCGATGTTATCAGAAAATGCCGCAATCAACCGGAAAATAATTAAATCCTGTAGACGTATGCCTTACTCCAGTCGTTCTGCTCAATCGCTTTACCAATATCAACAAAGTCAAATTCGCTGATCAGCCGGGCTAATTTGCCAAGGCTTCCATGCAAACCGTAATAAGATTTGAACATTCGTAATGGAGTCAGCCCGGGCAACATTTTTTGTCCGGGATCAAAATCCCTGGGATGAAAATAAGACATAACATAAGAACCATTGTTGGTCAGCTTTCTGATTATTTCATACGGTAAAAGCCTGAAATAACCTCCGCCCGAGAAGACAACCCGGTGATTGAAGAATTTCGCCGTATTCAGGGGAAACTCGTAGAGCTGCATTCCTCCAGCTTTGATAATGCATGGCTGATCAACCGGGAATGAAGGAAAACCACCGTGGGCCCGCGAAGTCGGAAAAATGGAAGCATCTGCAACAATCCCCTGTCGCATAAGTTCCTCAAGCGCCCATACAGTTTCAGGAACAATTGAAAAACCAGGTGCGCGGTACATCCGCACAGGTGTGCCGGATAAACCGGAGACTTCACCGCAGGATCTTTTAAGATCTTCACGAAACTCCATCCGCGACTGCTTTGAAATAAGGGCATGGTCCCATGAATGAACTCCAAGCTCATGGCCGGCTTCAGCTATTCTTCTGATCACTGACGGTGAATGCCGGGCAATCCAACCCATTACAAAAAAAGTTGCTTTAATGCCTGATTCGCTGAGGAGCATCAATATCCTTTCGGTATTGGCTTCCAGCCGTGGCTCAAAACCAACCCATTGATCAGGCCTGCTGGTTGAATCCAGTTCGAGGAGATGATACCACTCCTCGATGTCAAAAGTCAAAATCCGCAAAAATCAGACAATCAACCTATTGATATTCGAATATCGATTATTCAATGATGCCGGCATTGATCAGCTTTCCGCTTCTTCGGAACTTCTCAACCCACAAGACCCAGAGGAAAAAGATGATTACATAGAAGAAAGGGCGCAATATCCACTCATGGACAAAGTCCCAGTGCTGTGGGATCCAAAGCGCCACCAGAGACAGGCAGACAATCCGGAAAACATTGGCCAGAAACATGGTAAAAAAACCAAACGGGATATACCAAAGTTTATGGATCCATGGCCCAGGAAATAAAATAAACAAAACGGCCACCTGATAAAACTGTTTTAAACCGGAACACCCCTCATCAATGGCAACAAAAGCACCATTTGAAAACCACATGGTATTCGGCGCTGAAGTCAATACCTCCAGCCCAAGGATATTTCTGTTAAACCACAATGAAATTATATAGACCTTTCCGGCCAGCCAATCGGCGGATCCGATGATGAAATTAAAGGATTCGAGCCAACCGTAGAATGACCACCAAAGTTCATGAAAAACAAAGGTGATAACAGCAAATATTGACACATCGACCAGCGCGTGCAATTTATGCTTTTGAACAAGCCGGTCAGCAGCCAGGTAGATTTTACCAAACATAAACAAAGATTAAGAAAGGTGCCATGTAAAAAATACGGGCGGAGATCATGAACATCATTAAAGCTCCTGGAACCCGATCAGTAAAATTTCCCGGCAACCATCGGCCCCAGCCACCTGATGATAAAACAAGGAGAAATTTTCCAGAGAAAGCTCAGGATTTTCCGGTTGGGCATTGGAATCTTTAAAGGTCCTATTGTATATTGATCGTTGCGAAGCGGGTAGGAAAAACTCCAGTAAAGGGTGGTGTTTTTCACGCCCCATTGCTGTTTATACAGGTGCGGCCCTGAATCTTTCGTACTTCTTCCAAAACTAAAGACCTTGCATCCCCGTTCAATGGAAAGGCGGATACACTCCCACCAAAGAAAATATGAAGTATAAAATGGATTGTAATCTTCAAGGGTTGAAAACCAACATGTTTCGGCAAATTCGCCCTTTTTCAGCAAGATAGCACCACCAATGGCTTTTCCATGATAAAGGGCAATCAGCACACTGGCATCTCTTCCAAAGGCCGTAACCACCCGCGCATAAAAAGACTTCGACATGGCCGGGGCTCCAAGGCGGTGCATGTTGTGAGAAAATACTCCGTAAAACTTTCCTATCAGTTCGGATCCGCCCACCTCAAGTTTAATCTCCCGCGACACAGATTTGTTGATCTTTCGCCGGAGGTTTGAACTGAACCTTAACAGCTGCTTTTCGGCTGTAGTTTCCAGTGGCAACCAGGAAACTACCTTAACAGTATGAAAATGCCCGGATACCGGTTTAAGCATACGTACATGCCATTGGATAGCGGGATCACTGCATTGCAGCTTTCCTTCCTCCAGCGTAAATTCCGGATGCTTCTCAACAAGTTCAGGTTCCTGATCGGAAAAATGGGCGTATGAAAAATAGGGCATTGAAACCAGAATGTCATCCATATTTACCATCATCATGAACCTGTCACCTGTAACAGTTTTTACCCTGTACCAGCCGACCGGTCCCGCATGCTGATAAATCAACGGCCATTTAACGCTCATATTCAAAAGAGGTTTGCTACAAAATTAAGATTTTAATTAATCCTGAATATGCATCATTATCCGGTTTTATCATTCATCAGCATATTGAACGCCATGAACATAGTTACGCGGTAACTGCCAGCGATTATGTTTTTATTCCTCCTTTTTCCCGAAAACAGGTATGGGCGGCAGATCGCGGAACCATCTGAACACCCGGTTATTTTCGGGGAAAATGATCACCGCGGCAGTTAACAGGATAATCAACAGATCTGTCCTGAATCCCTGATGTTCACGGTACCATTTTTCCAGAGCGCCTTTATAAGGGGCAATATAAAGGCGGTCATACTCGTGGGGATCTATTTCCGTGTTTTCATAGAACTGTTCTTCATCCCTGAAAACAATTGAAGCAATACCGGTCAGTCCGGGCTTGCATTGATAAAACTGATCCTGAATTTCCGGGGAAAACTTCTGAAAATCCACTTCCATCAGCGGCCTGGGGCCTACCACAGACATTTCCCCCAGGAATATATTAATCAACTGCGGTATTTCATTGACCTTTGAGCCCCGTAAATACTTCCCAAGCGGTGTTAAACGCCAATCGTTTTTCAGGGTAATGCTTCCGGTGCCAAGCGAAGGGCTGGCTTTGAGCATGGTGGCAAATTTCCATATCCTGAATTTTTTGTTTTTATAACCCCTCCGCTCCTGCAAATAGAAAATATAACCTTCACCCGTCAGCTTCAGTGTGATGGCCAGCGGAATGAAAAACGGGAGGAACAATAGCATTCCCAGACTGGAAAACAATATATCGCCGATCCGTTTAAAATATCTGTACATACTATAAGATTTACATTTTCTGGTCCAGGTTTTTCCCGGTTTCTATATGATGGAAACCCGGCAGGAAAGAGGTCATCACCTTGACTATTTCAGCTTTTGTTAATCCCGGGGTTTGTATCACCCTCTTAAGTTCCCCGACCATATTCCGTATCTCATCCATCGAACGGCGAGGGGCATTTTTGATGATTCCCAGAGAACTGAATGTTGCGAGATCAAGCTCCTCCCCTTCCGTATAGAACTCTTCAAAGGTTTTTTCACCGGAAGTATCCGATTCAAAAAAATAGACCGGATAGCTTCGTGAATTGGCCTGCATCATGGACGCTTCATAGCGGGCCTCTTCTTCACTTGCACATATACTGGTTTCAAGCCCCTGCTGCCTCAAAAATTCAATGGTAATGTCTTTAAAATTCATCATCTGCTCTTCGTCCAGCTTCGGAAAGAAGATTTCACCGGTCTTTCCCAGAATACAAGCCATCAGGCAAATCTGGCCAGACTCTTCAGGAGAAACAAAAAATCTCCGGATATCTGAAGGGCAGGAAAGCGGCTGATGTTTCATCATTCGCTCGAGATAACCCGCCAGCAGACTTCCGTTGGAAAACGCCACATTGGCAAACCTCGCCGTGGAAACCGGGAAATGGCCGGCGTATGCCATAATCACCTCTTCCATGATTTTCTTACTGGCTCCCATGATATTAACCGGATTGGCAGCCTTATCCGTGGAAACGCAGAAGAAATGCTCAGGGGGGGATTCAGCCAGCTTGCCTAAGAGCTGCTCGGCCTTAACAATATTGTTTTCAAGCAATGCAATCACCGAGAACTGGTCTTTCTCACTCCGGACATGTTTGTGCGCTGCAAAATTGGCTACAATATCGAATGGCCCCGCATCCTGCAGTATCTTATCAAAAACCGGATCGGAAAAGTTTATCGGATAGGTTTTATAATCATCCGGAACCCTCATACCCAAAGTACTTCTGAGATCGCGCGTAAGTTCGGTCAGGTAGTTCTCGCTCAGATCAACCACAAATAGCCTGGCCGGATTGAACTTCAGCAATGCCCGGATAAAAGAGGATCCGATGGTGCCACCACCCCCGATAACCAGCGCCGACTTCCCTTCTATCTGCAATCTGAGCTGGTTTTCATAACGCAACAGATCATCCTGAAAAAAACTCTTCTCCCGGAAGGTAATATGATTTGAAATAAAAGCTTCAATATTGATCATACAGGCTGAATTTAATGTTTTAGCGAGTGGCGGATGGCGTCAACAACGGCTCTCCGCTCTTCATCCGTAATGTTAGAACTGGAAGGCAGACAAAGTCCGTTCCGGAATAATCGTTCTGATGTACCATCCGTATATGCCGGCACATTGGCAAATACCGGCTGCAGGTGCATGGGCTTCCACAAAGGCCTGGTTTCTATGTCGAGCCGGGCCAGATCTGTGTAGATATCCTCACGGGTAACGCCTCCTGCCTGACCGGGATCAATCAGGATGGTCGTAAGCCAATGATTCGAAAAATAACGCTCATCCGGTTCATTCTGGAAGGAAATTCCGGGAATACCGGCCAGCATCTCACGGTAGAAGAAATAATTTTCCCTTCGTTTGGCGATCCTGTCGGACAGCACTTCCATTTGCCCCCTGCCTATTCCTGCACAAATATTGCTCATCCTGTAATTGTACCCGATATGAGAATGTTGGTAATGCGGAGCCGCATCACGCGCCTGTGTAGCAAGAAACAGCGCCTTTTTACAATATTCCGGGTTTGCTGAAACCATAGCACCACCACCCGAAGTAGTGATGATTTTATTTCCGTTAAATGAAAACACCCCGATTTCCCCAAAAGTTCCGGTGCTTTTGCCGTCGAAGGCAGATCCGAATGACTCTGCAGCGTCTTCTATCACCGGAATCTGATATGCATTGGCAACAGACATCAGTTTATCCAACTGTGCCGGCATACCGTAAAGATGCACCAGAACAATGGCAGACGGCTTTTTGCCCTTTGACATGCGATCTTTTATCGCAGATTCAAGTAAATCCGGGCTCATATTCCAGGTCATGGATTCTGAGTCTATAAAAACAGGGGTAGCACCCTGATAGGCTATCGGGTTTGCCGAAGCTGAAAAGGTAAAGGATGAGCAAATCACCTCATCCCCCTGCTTAACCCCCAGAAGGATTAATGCCAGGTGAATGGCAGCAGTCCCTGATGAAAGGCAGGTGCAATGGCCCGCCCCGGTCATCCGGACAATATCCTCCTCCAACCCTGTAACATTGGGTCCAAGGGGAAAAACATGATTTCTCCTGAATGCCTCTTCGATGTATTTCATTTCTTTCCCACTCATATGGGGAGAGGAAAGCCAGATTTTTTCTTTCATTTCAGCGTTAGTTAAGGTATTCTTCTTTTAGTTTTTTACCGAGAATGGTAAAGATAATAATCTTGAGATCAAGTCCGAATGACATATGTCTCACATAATTATTATTGATCCGGACCTTCTCCGGATACAGCACTTCATCATTGTACTTTACCGGATCATCCTGCAGGGCAAGTAATTCTTCCTCGCTGGAGAATTTAAGGCTTGCAGCACCGGTAAGGCCCGGTCTGATACTGAGCAAAAGCCGGTCCTCTCCTTCCAGCTTATCAGCATAACCGGGCACATCAGGCCGGGGACCCACGAAGCTCATATCTCCGATCAGGATATTCCACAACTCAGGCAATTCATCCAGTTTATATTTTCTGAGCACGGCACCCAGCGGTGTAATGCGGCACTCGCCTTTCACCGAAATTGTGCTGCCGTTGTGGTTGATGGTCATGGTTCTGAATTTGATCATTTTAAAAATCTTACCATGCCTGCCTACCCTTTGCTGTTTAAAAAAAACAGATCCTGTCATTTGAGTTTTAATAAGCAGATAAATTGCGAGAAAAACAGGGAGGGTAATTATTAGACCAAAAACAGCTGCAGTTATATCAAAAAGTCGTTTAAATATCACCTATTTCTTTTCCACAAATTGCACAAATAAATAATCGTCATCCAATTCTCTCAGCACCTTCATGAAAGAGTTGTTAGCATGTGATTTCATCACCAGACTGTTTTTCCTTGAAATGGTAGACAGTACTTTAAAACCCATTCTCCAACCAATATTGTACATAATACTGTTCATCATCCTTCCGATACCCTTGCCTTCAAACGGCTGATCAATAAGACGACCGACAAAACACTTTTTATTCCAGAAAAAACGTAAAAAGAAGTAGCCTACCATCCGATGACCTTGAAAAACTCCCATCATCAAGAAGGCCGGGTTACGGCTAACTGAAAGCAACGACTTTTGATCAAACCCATGCGGGTTGAAATAAGTCACTCGTGACGCTTCCTGAGAATCATGTAACAAACTCAGCAAAGTCAGATCCTGATGGTTTAATTGCCGGGTCTCAAAGCCAGGCAATCTGAATTCCTTAAGGGCTTTCTTAACCTCCTCATCCATCCTGCTTTTGTATAAAATTGAATACAATAAACCATTCAATTTCTCAATAGCATTCCAGATAATAGGCACTTTATGCTTGATATAGAGCAAAATTCTAATCACTATCAACTATTTATGTTACCGTATTGTCAAATAAATAGTCAAGGGTTAAATGTACTTGCTAATCATTGACTTGAGCCCTTGTTTTACAGGCAATTGCCACAACAATTTACACCAGTTATGGTTTCCTTCTACCAATTCCGGCCCATAGGAAGTAATCGCTATATCCCAGCCAATTGACTTATTTTCGGGATGAAGCAGCGCAGCTTTTGTAACCATATCGAGGGTCTCCGGCCAGAATGGGATCTTAAAACCTTCGATGGCTATTCCTGTAACAGGATGGTTTGATACTGCCGGTCTGGTAATATCACTATATACGGCAGGCCCATTCACAACGCCGGTTTCCATAAGGACCGGAGCAGCCAGATTTCCTGCACCCATATTATCAACCACCGAATTAACTGATACCCTGAGCCTGGCGCCTAAAAAAACTACAGTGCCTTGATCCAGTTGGGTAAAAATCCGCACAGTATTCAATCCTGAAGGCGATAAATCCATCAATGCAGGATGCTGTACAATATATTCCTCAGCCAGGTCAAAGCCCAGATCTTTCATCTTTATAATCAATGATTCAGGTGTAAAATTTAAGGAATCAAAAACCCTGACTTCGGCACCAACCTGACCGGTAGAGAGTTTCAGGACAATTTTCCCTGAAGGGTTGCCTAAAAGATCAATAGCTGTTTCCTGATTTAGTTCCAATTCTTTCAGCGTACAGTGCTTGTGTCTGACGAAGTCAGCATACTTTTCAAGAAATTCAATTTTATTTTCAAGAATCCCCCGGGAACGCTTTGGGTTCATAATAAGATGATATTCGTACATATACCCGCTTCCGGCCCATTCCAAGCGTTCGCTGTGAGATTTCTCATAGAATCTGAAGTAGAAATAATCAAGTAATGAAATATTATATTTAAATAAAGAAACAATACAATTTATTAATATAACAAAAGCAGGTTTTCCGGTTTCTGCAGACGCATATTTAAGAAACTTCCTCAGCTTCTTACCATCAATCTTAACAACATAATAGCCCAAATAAAGAATCCTGTTAATGCCAGATTTCATAAATGATGATTTTTAGCTTTTCACTGAAGAAGTAACCGCATTCATAATGATTTTATAGCTATTCTCAGGGTTATATTTATCTCTGAGGGCGATGAAACCATTCTCTCCCATTTGCATTCTTAACTTCTGATCATTGTACAACTGATCAAACCGTTTCCGGTAACATGCATAATCACCATATAAACAACAAAAACCTGAATTATCCTGCTTTAGCATTTCATGATAATCGGTATTAGGATCAGTAATGGCAAAAACAGGTTTACGCATATTGTAATAGCTTAAAGTTCTTGATGGGATGTTTGGAATCGTGAACTTTTCATTCAATGAGATTAGTCCGATTTCCGATTTAGAAACAAGTTTTTCATAATCTGCCCTTGGCATATAATCAATGAGTCTGATGTTTTTTAAACCTTCTCTGTCAATAAGATGCTGAAGATATGTTTTGTGGGTCCCCTTTCCGACTACAACGAAAACAACATCTTTTTTGGATGCATGAACTTTTGCAAGTTCAACCACATTATCTACTTTCTGCGAAACTCCAAGATTTCCACCGAAGATTACAATAAATTTACCAGCTAAACCATACTTATCCAGCAGGTCTTCACTTACCCCTGTCTCATATACCTGAATTCTGTTCCAATTTGGCAAAACATGAACCTTCGCCGGATCGATCCCGGGATTGTTTCTCAAAATATACGATCGGTTTCCTTCTGTCATGCAACCAATTAAGTCAGAAATCTGATATAAGCGTTTCTCAATCCATCTGAAATAATGATAAATCGGGTTATTCTTACTTAAATAACCTATATCTACAGCATTCTGAGGAAAAATATCTCTTAATATCAGGTAAAGCTTAGTACGATTTCTCTTCTTCAGCGAATAGGCGATTCTGAAAAGGGTAATAGGGGGCGTAGGAGTTATTATAAGATCGAATCGGAAATCCTTAAGGTATTTTCGGATGGCTAATCCATATTGAAAAGGCACAATTATGTTTCCTAGTCCCTTGCGAAATGGACCTACACCTAAAAGCGGAAGAGTTTTTACCCTGAGAACATCAGATAATCCCTCCCTGTATATTCCGGTTGGTTTGCCGGCCTTTTCAAAAGCAACTACGGAAACATTATGACCTCGGGCAACAAACACATCGACAAGCGAGTTGTACATGCTGACCGTATTGTTGGCATCCTCAAAATTAAACATCAGGAAAAGAACGTTCATAATCCTGATTCTAACTTAAGCCCCAAACAACCCTTTTCACGTAGTCAGTGTAAGATAAGATTATCCGAACCACTTTATCCGAAACATTTGGCATGGTGTAATCGCCAACGACCCTGAAATTTCTGTTTATGGTATCCTGATCTAATACCTGAACAAGTCCCTGCATTACCCGCTCAGGATTTAAGCCTACCATCATAACCGATGCTTCTTCCATGGCTTCGGGTCGCTCATGCGCTTCACGGATGTTCAAGGCCCTGAAATTTAGGATAGAGGACTCCTCACTGATTGTTCCACTGTCGGAAAGCACAACCTTTGCATTCGTTTGAAGTTTAATGTAATCCAGCAACCCGAAAGGTTTCATTAAATGCACGTTATCATTAAAAGTAATGCCTAATTTTTCAATCATGTGTCGTGTCCTGGGATGGGTTGTCACAATAACAGGCAATTGATAGGTTTCGCCCAAAGTATTAAGAATCTTAACCAGATTTGAAAAGTTTTTATCCGAATCAATATTCTCCTCCCGATGAGCCGATACAACAAAAAAACCATCCTTCGTTAACTTAAGTTCCTCCAGAATCAATGATTTCTCAACCTTAGGCTTAAAATGCATCAGAACTTCATACATTGGGCTACCTGTTTTAATTACACGGTCAGCCGGCAAACCTTCCTTTAAAAGATACTCACGGGCAATATCGCTGTATGTTAAATTTATATCGCTGATGTGATCTACTATCTTCCGGTTGGTTTCTTCAGGAACACGCTGATCGAAGCAACGGTTTCCTGCTTCCATATGGAAAATAGGTATACGCCTTTTCTTGGCAGGAATAGCGCATAAACAACTGTTGGTATCTCCCAATACTAAAAATGCATCAGGCTTAACACGCTCAAGAATGGGATCAATTTTTATCAGTATCTGACCAATGGTTTCAGTTGCATTATGACCAGCGGCGTCAAGAAAAAAATCTGGTTTTCTAAGATCAAGGTCATTAAAGAAAACTTCATTCAATTCGTAATCATAATTTTGACCGGTATGTACCAAAATATGATCAATAGCCTCACTATTATCCAGTTTTTGAAGAACACGCGACAACCGGATAATCTCGGGACGTGTGCCTACGACGGTCAGAACTTTAAGTTTTTTCATACTCAACTGAATCTGTCAATTCCTTTATTTTACTGATTTCCAAACTAATACTATGCCCATCTATTTTTTTCAGGGCAACCCCGGTGAAGAACAGATGAGTATCATCACCAACTAAATATTCCGGAAAACGGCACAGCCCAAACTGAAAATATCTGTGATCCCAGCAATCTTTAGCAAATTTTGCAATAACTATTGACCTTTTAATGGAATCATCATACATCCAAATATATGCATGCTGATCCTTATTAATTTCCGACGGCTCAATGGTTGTACTGAAAAAACAGCGACTACCAATTTTAACAGATTTTATAACAGAGCCCTGAATTCCAGCCAGTGTTGAAACCTTTAAGGAAGACCGGTCAATTTGTTTAATATAATTCCTGGCAGTTTCCGAATCTGTTCCATAGAGTATCTTATCGCCGTAAAACAGAAGGTTGCACGTACGGTACTCCTGTCCCCCTCTGAAAACAATATTAAAAGTGCTGAACTGATCACTGGAGTATCCAATCATACACTCTCCTTCAAGATCTCCTGTAGTCACCCAGACTGAATTTTCGAATTCATCAAAATGTAACCCATGAATATGCCGGATACTCCCTGCCGGAAAAGTATATACCACCTTCCAGGTCTCTCCCGAGTCCTCTGACATGTAAATATTCACGCTTGTCCTTTCTGCATTGTGAAAATACTCACCAAAATATAAAAATCCATGGCTATCCTCACAAATATTCAGAGGCCGGTTACCTCTCGGTATTCTGAAGCACTGCTCAAATTTTCCGGATGCAGCACTAAATTTATAAATTCCGCCCTTGGCTATGCATATCAC
This sequence is a window from Lentimicrobium saccharophilum. Protein-coding genes within it:
- the upp gene encoding uracil phosphoribosyltransferase gives rise to the protein MVRNLGAQNSIFNQYVSEIRDAVIQQDSLRFRFNMERMGMVFAYEISRQLEYENREVVTSLGVAEVPVLKHSPVLATILRAGLPLHKGLLNVFDRSENAFVSAYRKHSKDGRFEIQVEYVSCPDLTNRVLILADPMLATGASLVLSYKALLAKGKPSHTHIVTLIASTQGLDYIKRYLPVEDVTLWLGAIDDELTAQAYIVPGLGDAGDLAFGSKI
- a CDS encoding glycosyltransferase family 4 protein; the encoded protein is MPHTPEWLLLPGFRIIAALAISFFVAYRFIPVIIDVARKKNLVDEPNHRTSHKGKVPTLGGIAIFAGFAIAVLAFNLSSDSLLSPVTVAGAMVIFFLGLKDDVLELSPLKKIYGQVIAGLIVILLGDLRFSSLHGLFGIYQISYIWSVLVTLFVFIVIINSFNLVDGIDGLAAGLAIVSSVFFGEWFFRAGQTGMVVMAVSLIGVLFAFLRYNLLDSRYKIFMGDTGSMLLGFILAVFTVRFNEMNVPGSPIRNMEAAPAFSFAILMVPLFDTLRLFVVRIYTKCTPFAPDRAHMHHILLKLGFNHLQSTYILMMFNIVFVLLAWRFQSLGTMKLFGLLIFSGTILTIIAFVLVSIQKRHRHLDNKQIVNQGKSRIA
- a CDS encoding polysaccharide deacetylase family protein translates to MTFDIEEWYHLLELDSTSRPDQWVGFEPRLEANTERILMLLSESGIKATFFVMGWIARHSPSVIRRIAEAGHELGVHSWDHALISKQSRMEFREDLKRSCGEVSGLSGTPVRMYRAPGFSIVPETVWALEELMRQGIVADASIFPTSRAHGGFPSFPVDQPCIIKAGGMQLYEFPLNTAKFFNHRVVFSGGGYFRLLPYEIIRKLTNNGSYVMSYFHPRDFDPGQKMLPGLTPLRMFKSYYGLHGSLGKLARLISEFDFVDIGKAIEQNDWSKAYVYRI
- a CDS encoding peptidoglycan bridge formation glycyltransferase FemA/FemB family protein, which produces MSVKWPLIYQHAGPVGWYRVKTVTGDRFMMMVNMDDILVSMPYFSYAHFSDQEPELVEKHPEFTLEEGKLQCSDPAIQWHVRMLKPVSGHFHTVKVVSWLPLETTAEKQLLRFSSNLRRKINKSVSREIKLEVGGSELIGKFYGVFSHNMHRLGAPAMSKSFYARVVTAFGRDASVLIALYHGKAIGGAILLKKGEFAETCWFSTLEDYNPFYTSYFLWWECIRLSIERGCKVFSFGRSTKDSGPHLYKQQWGVKNTTLYWSFSYPLRNDQYTIGPLKIPMPNRKILSFLWKISPCFIIRWLGPMVAGKFY
- a CDS encoding sugar transferase; the encoded protein is MYRYFKRIGDILFSSLGMLLFLPFFIPLAITLKLTGEGYIFYLQERRGYKNKKFRIWKFATMLKASPSLGTGSITLKNDWRLTPLGKYLRGSKVNEIPQLINIFLGEMSVVGPRPLMEVDFQKFSPEIQDQFYQCKPGLTGIASIVFRDEEQFYENTEIDPHEYDRLYIAPYKGALEKWYREHQGFRTDLLIILLTAAVIIFPENNRVFRWFRDLPPIPVFGKKEE
- a CDS encoding polysaccharide biosynthesis protein, encoding MINIEAFISNHITFREKSFFQDDLLRYENQLRLQIEGKSALVIGGGGTIGSSFIRALLKFNPARLFVVDLSENYLTELTRDLRSTLGMRVPDDYKTYPINFSDPVFDKILQDAGPFDIVANFAAHKHVRSEKDQFSVIALLENNIVKAEQLLGKLAESPPEHFFCVSTDKAANPVNIMGASKKIMEEVIMAYAGHFPVSTARFANVAFSNGSLLAGYLERMMKHQPLSCPSDIRRFFVSPEESGQICLMACILGKTGEIFFPKLDEEQMMNFKDITIEFLRQQGLETSICASEEEARYEASMMQANSRSYPVYFFESDTSGEKTFEEFYTEGEELDLATFSSLGIIKNAPRRSMDEIRNMVGELKRVIQTPGLTKAEIVKVMTSFLPGFHHIETGKNLDQKM
- a CDS encoding DegT/DnrJ/EryC1/StrS family aminotransferase, whose translation is MKEKIWLSSPHMSGKEMKYIEEAFRRNHVFPLGPNVTGLEEDIVRMTGAGHCTCLSSGTAAIHLALILLGVKQGDEVICSSFTFSASANPIAYQGATPVFIDSESMTWNMSPDLLESAIKDRMSKGKKPSAIVLVHLYGMPAQLDKLMSVANAYQIPVIEDAAESFGSAFDGKSTGTFGEIGVFSFNGNKIITTSGGGAMVSANPEYCKKALFLATQARDAAPHYQHSHIGYNYRMSNICAGIGRGQMEVLSDRIAKRRENYFFYREMLAGIPGISFQNEPDERYFSNHWLTTILIDPGQAGGVTREDIYTDLARLDIETRPLWKPMHLQPVFANVPAYTDGTSERLFRNGLCLPSSSNITDEERRAVVDAIRHSLKH